A genomic stretch from Bacteroidales bacterium includes:
- a CDS encoding phosphodiester glycosidase family protein, whose protein sequence is MILQSWVLLLLIFWSCNIGFDDGKKNTHFPKKIEWRELMHGLFYAELENPYRSKISDNIVTLVKADPKILDIDVYSNTSFDSVKRTAMCWSQDFNLNVVVNAGMYNLSNTFQAEGYLKSKKKLNNVRFKESFKMFALFKPFDSLNYTPYDMLDADIESLEGLLDKYQSAFQSIRMIDCNGKQVVWKPRRTIYSSMCVLGIDRDNMLLLAFTRSPMSANQMSTLLLHLPIHIRSAMYLEGGPEACLYIKTPDTLISKNGSYVSLTFPTDTNSRYWNLPNVIGIKVK, encoded by the coding sequence ATGATATTGCAAAGTTGGGTTTTATTATTGCTCATCTTTTGGTCGTGCAATATAGGTTTTGATGATGGTAAAAAGAATACACATTTTCCTAAAAAAATAGAGTGGCGTGAGCTTATGCACGGATTGTTTTATGCAGAGCTAGAAAACCCCTATCGTTCAAAAATTAGTGATAACATTGTTACACTAGTAAAGGCAGACCCAAAGATTTTAGATATTGATGTATATTCTAATACATCGTTTGATTCTGTTAAGCGAACAGCCATGTGTTGGAGTCAAGATTTCAACTTAAATGTTGTTGTTAACGCTGGAATGTATAATTTAAGTAATACATTTCAGGCAGAAGGTTATTTAAAATCTAAAAAAAAATTAAATAATGTTCGTTTTAAAGAGAGTTTTAAAATGTTTGCTTTATTTAAACCTTTTGATAGCCTTAATTATACGCCTTATGACATGTTAGATGCCGATATTGAATCTTTAGAAGGGCTTTTAGATAAATATCAATCGGCCTTTCAGTCAATTCGAATGATTGATTGCAATGGCAAACAAGTTGTATGGAAGCCAAGACGAACCATTTATAGCAGTATGTGTGTATTAGGTATAGATAGAGATAATATGCTTTTGTTGGCTTTTACTCGAAGCCCTATGTCGGCGAATCAAATGAGCACATTGTTGTTGCATTTGCCTATTCATATACGTTCTGCCATGTATTTAGAAGGTGGTCCCGAAGCCTGTTTATATATAAAAACACCCGATACCCTTATTTCAAAAAATGGTAGTTATGTCTCGTTAACATTTCCAACCGATACCAATAGCCGGTACTGGAACTTACCCAATGTTATTGGTATAAAGGTAAAATAA
- a CDS encoding MFS transporter, whose amino-acid sequence MKNKILTKTVLLLSWVSLFTDISSEMLYPVIPIFLASMHYSAAFIGTLEGIAEFIAGLSKGYFGLLSDKLQRRLPFVQTGYMLSALAKPLMILIPSGWWVLLTRTLDRFGKGIRTASRDAMLSAEATPETKGRVFGFHRSMDTLGAAIGPTIALVFLWLYPSQYKWLFFAALIPGLVTFFFLFQLKEKRSKMVNSTQKVSFFSFFKYIKQSPQSYRFLLVGLLTFALFNSSDMFLLLKAKELQLTDTQTIALYIGYNLAYALLSLPAGILADKIGLNRVFLMGVIVFSLVYAGFAFASSLYMLIFLFTIYGFYAAATEGIAKAWISNLVEKNEVASAIGSYTALQSIAALLASIFAGIIWTNFGSQITFLLTASISALVFVYFILINSKVQPLQK is encoded by the coding sequence ATGAAGAATAAAATTTTAACCAAAACAGTGTTATTACTCTCATGGGTTAGCTTATTTACCGATATTTCAAGCGAAATGCTTTACCCTGTTATTCCTATTTTTCTTGCATCCATGCATTACTCTGCTGCTTTTATAGGCACACTAGAGGGCATAGCCGAATTTATTGCCGGATTAAGTAAAGGCTATTTTGGTTTATTGTCCGATAAACTACAACGACGATTACCTTTTGTACAAACCGGATACATGTTAAGTGCTTTGGCTAAGCCATTGATGATATTAATTCCATCGGGCTGGTGGGTATTGTTAACTCGAACACTCGACCGCTTTGGAAAAGGAATTCGCACCGCCTCACGCGATGCCATGCTTTCAGCTGAGGCTACACCCGAAACTAAAGGCAGAGTATTTGGCTTTCACCGTTCTATGGATACATTGGGTGCCGCCATTGGTCCTACTATTGCACTAGTATTTTTATGGCTTTATCCGAGTCAATACAAATGGTTATTTTTTGCAGCTTTAATACCAGGTTTAGTTACATTTTTTTTCTTATTTCAATTAAAAGAAAAAAGAAGCAAAATGGTTAATTCTACTCAAAAAGTTTCATTTTTTTCTTTTTTTAAATACATCAAACAGAGCCCCCAATCGTATCGTTTTTTATTGGTAGGCTTGCTTACTTTTGCACTATTTAATAGTTCCGATATGTTTTTACTTTTAAAAGCAAAAGAACTCCAACTTACCGACACACAAACCATAGCACTCTATATAGGATATAACTTAGCATATGCACTTTTGTCACTACCTGCTGGCATATTGGCAGATAAGATTGGATTAAATCGTGTTTTTTTAATGGGCGTAATCGTCTTTAGCTTGGTATATGCTGGCTTTGCTTTTGCTTCGAGCCTTTATATGCTTATTTTTTTGTTTACAATTTATGGCTTTTATGCAGCGGCCACCGAAGGTATAGCCAAGGCGTGGATTAGTAATCTTGTTGAGAAAAACGAGGTAGCAAGTGCCATTGGTTCTTACACCGCTTTACAAAGCATAGCTGCACTTTTAGCTAGTATTTTTGCAGGAATTATTTGGACCAACTTTGGCTCACAAATTACCTTTTTATTAACTGCATCGATTTCGGCGCTTGTATTTGTTTATTTTATCTTAATTAACTCAAAAGTTCAACCCCTTCAAAAATGA
- a CDS encoding thioredoxin family protein, which translates to MKIILLILMAFYCNLIFSQTINHRITDEKTGNEMLIGNCNRQAFLQSPFNEWYDVEYKTYQPNQEIIKQLSLLVNEGLHIIIVFGSWCGDSKEQVPRFLTIADQLAIDPDMIEFIAVDRKKQAPNMNIDEYKIEKVPTFIFYKNGKECGRIIETPETTLENDMLNLLKK; encoded by the coding sequence ATGAAAATAATTTTATTAATTTTAATGGCTTTTTACTGCAATTTAATTTTTTCGCAAACGATCAACCATCGCATCACTGACGAAAAAACGGGCAATGAAATGCTTATTGGCAATTGCAATCGACAAGCCTTTTTGCAAAGTCCGTTTAACGAATGGTATGATGTTGAATATAAGACATACCAACCTAATCAAGAAATTATAAAACAGTTATCATTGTTAGTAAACGAAGGTTTGCACATTATAATTGTATTTGGTTCGTGGTGTGGCGATAGCAAAGAACAAGTGCCTCGTTTCTTGACGATTGCCGATCAGCTTGCAATAGATCCAGATATGATCGAATTTATTGCAGTAGATCGAAAGAAACAAGCTCCAAATATGAATATAGATGAATACAAAATTGAAAAAGTGCCTACCTTTATTTTTTATAAAAATGGAAAAGAATGTGGGCGTATAATTGAAACACCTGAAACTACTTTAGAAAATGATATGTTAAACCTATTAAAAAAATAA